AATTTTGAAATCTAGAAATGAGCCTCTGCTTTGTAGATCTCACCATTGATGTGCAGAGCGCTGCAGCGCAATACTCTGTCTTTCAATCTGCATTCTCCGTTGTTAGCGGCCCAAGCCTTGGGTAAGCCCGTTGCAATTCCATTGGAGTTGAATGATGCTTCTGCCACGCTTGAGACTGCGCTTTGCCACGACTGGGCGTCTAAGCGACAGGTTCCAGCGCTGCATTCCAAAGGTGATTCTCCCTGTGTTGTCAGGGTGACGAACGTGAGCTGCCTACGGGAATTTTTGGTGCTGCCGTGGCCAATCAAGCGGACCGCTACGACGGAGGCACTGCGTCCTTTGAGCTGCAAGGTGATGCAATCAGAGCTTTCTTGCTTGCTGCCGGTGAAGGAACACTCCTTCGTGTTCGTTTCATAGCGGCCAATTTTTAGATTCGGATCGGCAGCCCCTCTTAAAGGAAAGCTCATCGTGCTGCTCAGCAGCAGCAGGGTGCTGAGGCGCAAAGCAAGAGAGCGATCCATCATCTGTTCAGTAATTGTTTGTTCAGTAGTCGTTATCAGCTACGCAAATCCCCATGCATCGGATGCCATTGGTGGCGGTGCGGCGGCAGTGGGGACAAAGGACCTTTTCGCTTTGGCCTGTGGTCATTCCATCTCCTGCTCGATCGGATTCGGAGCCGGATGGGTTGCTCGTTTGCATGATGGATTCCGCGATCGATGCCATGGCGAACGCTGCTTTACGACGATCATGGCGTGAACAGTGAAAGGCCGGCGTGACGGGAATCGGATTTGGGACTTGGGCCTGGGGCAATCAATTGCTGTGGGGTTACCAGCCGGAGCGTGATGATCCCGATCTTGCGGCCACTCTGAGTGCAGCTGTTCAAGGCGGATTGTCGCTTGTGGACACCGCCGATTCCTATGGCACAGGACGCCTCAATGGGCGTAGCGAACGGTTGCTGGGTCAGTTTCTGCGTGCCATTGATCCTGTTCAGTCCCAAAAGCTCAAGGTGGCAACCAAGTTGGCTCCATTCCCTTGGAGGCTGGGACGCGGCGGGTTTAAGCGTGCGTTTGATGCCAGTAAAGAGCGTTTGGGAGGACGTTTGGATCGAATCCAATTGCATTGGTCCACGGCTCGCTATGCCCCTTGGCAAGAGTTGCCTTTGCTCGATGGGCTTGGGGACCTAGTCGAGCAAGGCTTGGTGCCAGAACTGGGCTTGTCCAACGTGGGGCCCAAGCGTCTTCGCTTCCTCCATGAACATCTCTTGAACAGAGGGATCTCCCTAAAAAGCGTGCAAGTTCAGCTGTCTCTGCTTGCTCCTGAACCGGTTCTCCATGGCGAGTTGGCGGATGTGTGCCGGGAGCTTGGTGTTGAGTTGTTGGCCTATAGCCCTCTATCTCTCGGGATTTTGGCGATTCCTCCAGGAGCGCAAGGCACCACCGCAACGATGTTGCGTTCAAGGTTGTTTCGGCGTCTGCTGCCAGCCAGTGAGGGCTTGCGTGCCGTCATGGTTGAAATCGCTGCAAGCCGAAGCGCTTCGATGGCCCAAGTGGCTTTGAATTGGTGCCGGGCCCATGGTGCTTGTCCGATTCCAGGATTGCGCCGCCCAGCCCAAGTGATTGATGTCACTCAAGCTTTGCAATGGTCGCTGAGTGAAACCGAGAGGCAAGCTTTGGATCAAGCCAGCAAAACAACAGTGGCACGCATGCCAGCTAATCCATTTCAGAGTGCCTGATCAGCAGGATCAGGATCAGGACTTACAACCACTGGCAAAGAGGATGCTTTGCCCTGGAATGGAATGACCTTGACCGGAGATGGATTGGACGTCTCTTCCTGCGCCTTGGATTGTTCACAGGCATTCAAAGCTTCTTGAAGAAGAGAATCGAATGTGGCCCCTGGCAGACGATGCCGGGCGATTTCAAGAAATGTTCTCGGTAGGGACTCTCCTGCAGCGCTCAGGACCGCTGGGTTTTCACGGCGCTGTTGTTGCTCATCTTCAATGGCACGAAGGAAACGATGGGTCACGTCTCGCTTGGTGCAGGCCTTAATCAGGGTGTCACGGTTGGCAATCGGCTGATCCGGAATCTCTTCAAGTTCAACGATCCTGCGCTCGAGGCTCTCGAGAACTTCAGCTGCTTCTTTGGTGATGTTGGCGAGTTGTCCGTCCGACAGGAAGGGCATATCGGCCACAAAGACCTTTCCATGATCTTTGAGGGCTAGAAAAGTAGGCCTGGCCCCTTGTCGATGGCCTGATGCACGGTCATAATTCCCGCCAAGAGGCCTCCGTGGAGGCGTAGGACCAGCAGAAGAGCGTCTACGGGTCGTTCTTTGAATTCTATCGAAAGCCATTCCTAATTAAAGATTTAATGCTCTGCTTGCGGCGAATGCCGAAGTGCCATAGCAACACTAACGATTTATATCCTAAATGGGTTTGGGAGCGCAGCCAGTTTGATGAACTGACGTCTTCTATCGAATGGGGGGCGGAATTCATGTTGGCAGTCCCAAGACGGGTCCGTTTCCATCCCCGCCTGTTGAACGTTCGATCCGTCCGATGGTCCAGGCCTGAAGTTTCTCCGCTTCGCATGCTTTCTTAGCGACCGCAACCCCTTCTTCGGGGACGATTAAGCAGTAACCAATGCCGAGATTGAAGGTATGCCAGAGGTCTCGTTCGGGGATGCCGCCATGGGATTGCAGCCAGTCATAGACAGCCGGGCGTACCCAGCTCGAAGGGTCCACGCTTGCTTGTAAACCGTTCGGTAGGCAACGAGGCAGGTTTTCTGGAAGCCCGCCTCCTGTGATGTGAGCCATTCCGTGAAGGGGTGTTCCTGCTTCGAGCAGGGTTTTCACAAGACGCCCATAGAGCTGTGTGGGGGTGAGCAAGGTCTCGATCAGAGATTGATCGTCGGGGCCTAATCTGGTTTCAGCATTGGCGCCAGCTTGGGTGAGCACCCTGCGGACCAGGCTGAAGCCATTGCTGTGAATGCCGCTGCTGGCAATGCCCAGAATGATGTCTCCTGCGCGGATCTGCCGCCCGTCGATCAGCTGCTCTTCTTCAACAACAGCCACGCAGAAGCCTGCTAGGTCGTAACGCCCTGGTGGATAGAACCCTGGCATTTCAGCGGTTTCACCACCCAACAAAGCGCAGCCACTCATGCGACATCCCTCGGCAATGCCCTCCACCACCGTGGCCATCGCTTCAGGGCTCAAAGCTCCAGTGGCCATGTAGTCGAGGAAAAAGAGGGGTTCTGCCCCACTGGTGATCACGTCGTTGACACACATGGCGACAAGGTCGATCCCCACGTCGTGATGCCGGCCATGGTCTTGAGCGAGTTCAAGCTTGGTGCCAACGCCATCAGTCCCTGACACCAACAGGGGTTTCTTGAGTCCTGCGGGAAGGCGCATCAGGCCGCCAAAACCACCGAGTCCGCCCACGACCTCTGGCCGGTGCGTGGCTTCCACGCTCTGGCGGATTCTGTTGACGAAGGCGCGCCCCGCCTCCACATCGACCCCAGCGGTTTTGTAGTCCATTCAAAAATGCTTCACTTCAATGATCCTCCTCTTTCATGGCTTGTGCTGTGCCTGATCTGAGATCGTCCGGACTACTGATGAGTGTGGCTTTTCCCTGGGATCAGGCTCCCTAATGCGTTATTGATTCTGTTGTGTTGCGTAGCCCTGTGCAGGTGTGACATCTCAGGGTTGCGTCAACGATTTCGTTCAAGCGAGATGTCTCAGCGTTCCTGAACACGATTGAAAAAGGTTTTTAGTTTGATCAAAGTTTGAAACGAGAGATCGTTCGCACCAGACGACTTTTTCCGCTTTGCTTGCGGACAAGGGTCGCTCTGCCAAGGCCGAACCATCGACTTGTATGTTCCGATCTTTCCCCTTCGCAACGCTCGCCACTGGGCTCTTCGCTACAGGCTTTGCCCTGTTTCCAGTCTTGGCGCGTGACGTACCCACCCTTGATCTCTACGACCCTTTCGAACCCTTGAGTTCAGAGACCGTTCAGGCCTCTGCTCCAACAGCCCCAGTGGTGGCTCCACCCCCTGCCGTCGCTCCGCCGAAACCTGCCAAAACGTTGGTTGTCTCCACCTCAACGGGAGAAGCCAGCTGGTACGGACCTGGCTTTTTTGGCAATCGCACCGCCAATGGAGAGGTGTTCAGGCCAGGAACCATGACCGCAGCGCATCGCACGTTGCCTTTTGGAACGAAAGTGAAGGTGACGAATCTCAGAAACGGCAAAGAAACGATCGTACGAATTAATGACAGGGGCCCATTCAGTGGCCATCGCGTCATCGATATCGCCCATGGCGCCGCTCAGCACCTTGGGTTGGTGTCAAGCGGCATCGCTCAAGTGCGCCTCGAGGTGCTGCGCTGAGCATTCAGGTTTGTCAATCCCTGCATGAACTTCAACGTTGGCGTCAATCCTGTGACGCCTCCGTGCATTTTGTTCCAACGATGGGGGGTCTTCATCACGGCCACGCCAGCCTGATTGCCGCGGCCTCCCTCCCAAAGTCAGGTGTGGCAGAGACCTTGGTGAGCGTGTTCGTCAATCCTTTGCAGTTTGGTGCGAATGAGGATTTCGCTCGCTACCCACGAACCTTTGAAGCGGACAGCGAACTGGCGGAGCTGTCTGGTGCTTCTGCAATCTGGTGTCCAAACGAGCAGCAGATTTACCCCGGTGGGATGGCTGAATCGTGGAGGGTTCAGGCGCCGAAATCGTTGCAGTCACGATTGTGCGGATCAACGAGGCCTGGTCACTTCGATGGTGTCGTCACAGTGGTGTGCCGTCTGTTGGCATTGGTCAGGCCGCATCAGTTGTTTTTGGGGGAAAAGGATTGGCAGCAACTCACTATTCTTCGCCGCATGGTGGTGGACTTGGGCTTGGAGGTTCGGGTGCGCAGTGTGCCCACCGTGAGGGATGGTGATGGTCTGGCTAGCAGTTCACGCAACCGTTACCTCAATGCTCATGAGCGCCAGCAAGGGGTGTTGTTTGCCCAGGTTCTACGCGATGCGAAATCTGCGTTCTTGAGTGGCGGCATGTCGCCGGACCCTGGTCAAGTTCGCCGTCATCTTGAGGAGGGAGGACTCGGAGTGGAATACGTCGACGTTGTTGACCCCTGGCTCTTACAGCCTTCCCAGCCCCATGAGGCATCCATTAATTTGCTTGCAGCTGCTGTTCGATGTGGCAGCACTCGCCTGATTGATCATGTCTTTTTAATGACGCGTTCTCCCCTCGTTGCCATTGATGGTCCTGCTGGTGCTGGTAAAAGCACGGTGACCAGGGCCTTTGCTGAGCGCCTCGGACTGGTCTACCTCGATACGGGAGCGATGTATCGCGCCGTGACGTGGTTGGTGCTCGAGCAGGGAATTGATCCTACTGATTCTGCGGCTGTGGACGTTGTGTTGCAGGATCTCGAGGTAGAACTTGCGCCCTTGCAGCGAGGTGTGCAGGCGGTGCGTGTCAATGGCCACGAGGTCACCGATGCCATTCGCGATCCGCGGGTGACGGCGTCGGTATCAGCGGTCGCGGCCCATGCTTGTGTCCGTGCTGCGCTGACTGCCCAGCAGCAGCGCATGGGCGCAGCGGGCGGTCTGGTCGCTGAAGGTCGTGACATTGGCACTGCAGTGTTTCCGGATGCAGAGCTCAAGGTGTTTCTCACTGCAACGCCGAAAGAGCGCGCTCGACGCCGTGCCCTCGATTTGGAGGAGAGAGGACATGAGGTGCCAGCTCTGCCTGACCTAGAAGCACAGATTGTTGAACGCGATCGCCTTGACAGCACCCGTGAGGTGGCGCCCCTGCTTCAGGCCGACGATGCCATCGAGTTGATCAGCGATGGCATGAGCATCGACCAAGTGATTGATGCCTTGGAAGATCTGTTCCGTCGTCGGGTGGCGGAAGAGGTCTGGCCAACCCCGCCTAACGGTTAGCGCTGAGTGGTTGGAGCCAAGAGGTCGTCTAGAAGGCCTTCGCAGGCATCGTCGAGTAGATCGAGCACATGTTCGAAGCCCCTCTCCCCTCCGTAATAGGGATCTGGAACCTCGAGCGTGTCTGCCCGACGCGCATGGCTGAGCATGAGGCGAATCTGGGCTGTGCTTCTGAGGCCGAATTCTTTGGCCATGCTGGTCACATTGCGCAAGTTGTCTCGATCCATGGTGAGAACGTGATCAAAGCTCTCTAAGTCGCCGCGTTCGAGTTGGCGGGCACGACTGGGCAGATGAATCCCTCGCCGCATGGCGGCTGCTTGCATGCGCTGATCGGCTGGATTGCCCACATGCCACCCACCGGTGCCAGCGGAATCAACAAGAAACTGGTCCGTGAGCTCTCTCTGCTCGATGAGGTGAAGAAACACGCCTTCAGCGGCGGGTGAACGGCAGATATTGCCAAGACAGACAAACAGCAACTTTGTTGTCATGAGGCCTTCAGGCGTTGCAGTGCCAACTTTGCCCTGAGACGCACCACGCCCACCTCTTCAGACTCCCCCGCAAGGATGTTCAGCGTGCTGCTGGCTTGATCACGAATGCTCCCAAGAAGCCTGCAATGGAGGAGGCAAAACTCCAACCCGTAGGCCACGGCGTAGCGCACGACCCACTCTCCATCCTCCCCTGCGTCAATCAGGGCCTGAAGACAACGCTCTGTTCTGTCTGGCGAATGGATCGAAGCTCCACTGATGGCGGCCAAACCTTTGGCCGCGGCGCGTCGCACGCTCGGGGCGATGTCCTGTTGGAGGGCCTGAATCAGCACATCGGTGCCGCGAGGATCCTTCAGTTCGGCCAAGGCGCGAATCGCCCATGCCCTAGCGCCGTAATCATGGGCATTGAGATTGCGAAGCAGGATCGGCACCACATCAGGGCCAAGGGCAATCAGTCCTCCCATCGCCACCGCTCCCACCGCTGGGTTGTTGAAGCTGAGCACTTCGATCAGTTTTGGCGCTGCCTTGAGATCCTTCAGGGTCGATAGCGATCGGGTGGCTTGGATCAGATCTGGAGTTGTGCGGGCACGATCGAGCTCTCGAATCGTGCTGCTTAGAAGGTCGGAGTGCGTCACAGCAGTGAATCCATGGCATCCAAAACCTTGGAATCGCCAGATTGTTCGGCCAATCCACGTAAGGCAACCAATTTGAGGCTGTTCTCAGCGGCGGTGGCTTGAATGGCTGGAAGGGAGGGGAGCCATCCTGTGGCCCCGAGATCGAGCAGCGCTCCACGGCGAACGAGCGGTGTTGGATCGTTGAGCAGTTGTTCCAATTGTTGGGCCCATTGCCCGTCTTGGGTGAGCTGCAGCATCGCTCGACACGCTGCACTACGAATCAAAGCTCGAGCGTGGTTGCAAAAGGGACGAATCACATTCAGCACGTCGGCTCTGTTGCTGCCAATCGATCCAAGCGCTTCAAGAATGGCTTCACAGGGCTCTTGCAACAGAGCTGAGTTCGGACGTTCTTGGCCAGCGATGGTTGGCCCGCTGGCGAGAAGGGAGCAAAGCGCTTTTACGGCGTTGGGGGCTTGCATCGAACCCAAGCTGCGTGCGGCTGCTTCTCGGATGCCGTAGTCATTGGATTGAAGGAGGCCTGAAAGGATGTCGGACGTCGAGGTCTCTTGGAGCCAACCAAGAGAGCGAATGGCATTGAGTGCAACCCCGCGACGATCTTGATCGTCTGGATGCTCCTGAAAAGTTTGCAGGGTTTTCAGGAGCAGGGGCACTGTCTGGGGATGTCGACTGCGCATCCTTCCGAGCCACCATGCGGCGTAGTACTGGTCGGATAGATCTGATTCTTGCTGCAAATTGCTGATGACTTGCTCTTCACTGAGGGGAGGGTGGTCGGCAGCGTCTGCAGCTGGAGTGTTGATTATGTCCATTGCGCAGGGATTTCCTCGTCCCATGTTCTGGTGCGTAAAAACCGAAACTCGCCCGCGATGGATCCCCAGCAGCGTTCATGGGTGACCGGGTCATGCCCTCGGTCGAGTGTTTCTAAAGCATCACCTTTGAGATGAAAGGTGCTGACTAAAACCGTGTCTTTTCCATCGCGTCGCACGATGCATTGGCATCCCGGTTCCATTTCACCGCGGTAGCCGCCATCAACCTCTGTGACTTGGTAATGGCATTGATCCATGGAGATCAGATCCTTGTCTTGAATTTGTCCTCGACAATCTGGATCAAACGTCGCTTCTGCAAAGCGATCCGGGTCCAGGAAGGTGTGGTTCCAGAGCTTGATCACTCCTGGGGATCGTTCTTCTGCTCTGATGACCCTTAAGCGGTAGGGATGGCTGGGATCTACGGCATAGGTCTGCTCCAGCAAAATCGATCCAGGTTGTAAGTGGAGGAGAGGTGTGTAGCGCAGAAAGATGTGAGCAAAAAAAGGCGGATTTTCGAATGCCTGCTCTTGGTTGCTGTATTCACCACAAATCTGCTGAACAAAACGGCGTACGGATGGCGTCATGTTCCGCTTTTAGGAGTTGCTTGACAATAAAAAAGAGCCCCTGGATGGGGGCCCCTTTTGACCAAAAACTCTTGGATTGATTTAGATCAGATCAGAGCGTTAATGGCGTAGTCGATGTAGCTGTTGGCTTCAGTGCCGGCATTGCCAGACAGACCGTGGTTGGCCTTGATGTACTTAAGGGCTTCCACATACCAGGATGGAGAAAGCTCAAAGGTGCGGTTGATCTCATCGAGACCAGCGATCAGGTAATCGTCCATGGGGCCTGTGCCACCAGCCACCAGGCAGTAGGTGATCATGCGCAAGTAGTAACCGATATCACGGGCACACTTGGCTTTGCCTTCACTGGTGGTGGAGTAGTTCGAACCCTGCATCTGAGTGGTGTAAGGGAACTTGGTGTAAACGGCTTGAGCGGCACCGTTCACCAAGGAGTCAGCCTTGGCGGTGAGACCTTTGGCAGCCTCGAGGCTGGCTTTGGCGCGATTGAAACGACCAGAAGCAGCCTGAACTTCAGTGTTGCTGAGGAAGCGGCCTTGTGAATCGGCTGCTGCTACAGCTTCGGTGAGGGGAGTTTTCATTGTTGAAAAGGGATTGAATCGTCGAGTCGGCTATGCCTGATCAGGCCACTGCAGCAGCAGCGCGGTCGAAATAGGTGCCGATTTCACTGGAGAGGGAAGAGCAATCACCTGAGGAGATGCCGGCTTTGTCGTTGACGATTGCCAGGGCAGCTTCTTTCATCAAGCTGACGCCAGCTGCAACGGAGGCGCCTGGTGTGCCCAAAGCCAAATAGGTCTCGCGCAGACCGTTCAGGCAACGATCATCGAGGACAGAAGCGTCACCTGTGAATGCTGAGTAGGTGACATAGCGCAGGATGATCTCCATGTCGCGAAGGCAAGCAGCCATGCGACGACTGGTGTAAGCATTGCCACCAGGAGCGATCAATGCAGGCTGCTGAGCAAACAGCTGGCGAGCAGCGTTGGCAACGATTGTGGAAGCGTTGCTGGAGAGACGACTCACAGAGTCGAGTCGCTTGTCGCTGTCGGAAACCATTGCCGACAGGGCATCGATTTCGCTGGAACTGATGAACTGGCCCCGGGCATCGGCCTGGGCGACAACCTTAGTGAAGGCGTCGAACATGGGAGAACTCCTTGGAACTGTCTGGAGGGGAAAAAGTCTTCAGACCTGGATGAGGACGGCACGGAAGCTGTGCCCATCCCGTCGGAACCGATTCTGACTAAAGAGGCTTGTCGCCCTCGACAGCTGTTCATAATGTTTAACTCCCCAGGTGGCAGAGGCCATCTGCTCAGGGCGTTTTCTCCCCCTACTCCAGGTCGAATAGAACGCCATGAATGAAGTTTTCGGTCCACTCGGGCCCGTGGAAGCGTCCAAGCATTCCGCGGGCGGGATCTTTCTCAGACCTGTAGGCGGTGTACTTCCGCTGTCCGCTTAAGAGATTTTGTTCTCGGCCTGAGCTTACGGATGTCGCTTCTTTGACCAGATCCAAATAGAGATGGAGATAGTCGAGATAAGCCGGCATCACAGCCTTCTCAATCAGCGCATCCCCTTCATCTCCTAGTGGTAAACGCGTCCAAAGGAAGCAGGGCGAGAAAAAGGGCTGAGCTTCTTCAGGGATGGGGCCTCCATCGGGAAGCTCTCGTCTCCAGCGCTCAAACAGCGGCGTCAGCCTTGACCAGACGTGCTCGGTATGGGTCGCGTCCGATTTAAGGGCTGGTTGAAGATCAAGAGCGATGAGGTGTCCGTTTGGAAGCGTGACGAGATCGGCGCCGAAAAAAGGCAGGTCATAGCTGGTTTTGGGATTCATCACCAGGTTGAGAACGGAAGCGGCTGAACCGGCTTCCACGCATGCGGCTCTGACCTGTCGAAGCTTTTCTGTGCTGCATCCCCAGGTTTCGGTGGTGGCACTGAACGGCCTTGTCTTGGAGCCACCGGTGTTGTGCTTATGCAGATAGGTCTGCTCAATCGGGTATGCCGTCGGCTGCATCGGCAGCAGTTGATCGATGGCCTGATCGAGAAACGGTGCCCAGCGCCATCCTTCTAATTGAATGGGGTCGAGGCTGGATTGGCGTGAGTTGCTCATAACGCAGCAGGGAAGAGAAAGGTGTGCAGGAATTTGTCAGACCAGGCTTTCCCGAAATGACTGGTAAACAAACCGTGAGCAGGATCCCGTTCGGCGCTGTAGACGTCATAGGCAATTTGAAGTTTGTCGACTTCGTCTGGCGGTAGCTGCGAGGGAACGGATTTGGCCGTGTCATGCAGCTCCCAGAAACATTTCATGAACTCATCAAAGGCCTGTGGGAGTGATTCGTGGGCTTGCTCAGCTCCCCCTCTGCAAAACAACAGCCACGGAGAGAAATATTGATGGGGGTCAAAGGAACGCATCGTTTCTTCCCCATTCAGTTCAGGGAAGCGTTCATTGAGCGCTTTCAGGCCTGAGAAGTGGCGTTTCAGGTACCCCTCGTCCTGAATCAAGGGTTGGAAATCAAGAACCGCTACCAACTTTTGACGCGCGCCAAACCAAAGAAGATCGATTCCCAGAATTGGATGATCGAGGTCATGGGATGGATAAGCCACGGAGTTGAGGACCTGCAGACTCTCTCCGGCATCGAGACGGGTGACACGCCAACGCCGGAAGCCCGGAACGTCCCATAACCAGCTGCGAATCGTGCTGGAGTTGCGCTCAGATCGCTGTAATTCGAATTCAGGAGAGATGGTTTGGGTCTGGCCTCCCCTCGCTTTGATGTCTTGATGCAGAGTTTCGAGAAAGGGGTCGAACATTTCAGATCTCTCGTTCTGCGGTGTGCCTGGCAAGGGCCAGAATGTCAGCGTCGCTAGGGCAACGACGCTCTGTGCAGTAAGTCGTCATGGTGACGCCGTCGAGGTTTTGTACGGAACTCACGCGCATGCGCAGCTGGTCGGTCACAAACCAGCAACGTTCAATGCCAACGCTGGTGTCGTATCGGGTGGTGATCGTTAGCACTCCATCTTCAGCAAAGCAGTAAGAGCTCAGAACAGCTTGTTTTTCGACGTATCCCTTGTCTCGAACGAGGAACCCTTTTGCTGAATCTTCAGGGTTCACGACATTCACAAGAGCCGCTGCACGATCCTCACTCCGATCGCTCAGTTTGAGATTGCTTTCCCACCAGAAACGTGCACCTCCGCAGCCTCGGGAGGGGTCCACACCCAGAGCGGCGCAAATAGCGGCCACACTGTTGTCATTAGGCCCGAAGGGCTCAACGATCAGGTTGGAATCTCCATCTTCATCATCTTGATGGTCTTGGTGATGGACCACCCGACGAATCATCCAGATGCCGGCACTGGCTTCAAGGAATGCCGTCATCGTCATGGGTGTTTCAAACCCGTCGGTCGAGGGAGACGATCCCTCAGCACTCATGACCTCTAAAGATGAGTCGCTCACTGTCATAGGGCCATTCGACTGAAAAGTAGGGACTGTCTCCATTAATTGGAGGCTTTCACCGTTCGAACTTGTTCTTCGAGTTGATGAAGGATTTGGGTCAGACGTTGAAGCTCTGGATGCTCCGCAATGGAGGCATCGATGCGTTTCTGAGGGAGTTTGAGCTTTTGACCCATGCCAATCACATCTTTGCGTAGCCGTTCCATGTAGGCCGTGAGCTCCTCAATCGACTCTTGAAGTTCGCTCAAAGATGATTCAGCCATCGCCTTTCAAGGGTTTTGGAAAGGCTAATAGAGGGGTTTGCTTGGAAAATCGCTAGCGCTAGCGATTTAAATCTGAAGCAAATGTTAAATACTGCCCCTCCCTGTGCTGGTTGAGAAGGGTTTTGGGCTTTTCTCGGTCATCGAACCCTTTCCAGGACAGGTTCTCTCAGTGATCGGCTCAAAACGGTGACGAACCTTTGCGTGATCTGCGCAAAACGCACGGCCCCCCAGTTTGCGCCCCTTAAGTTGATTGGGCTTTCGACCACGAAACGGATACGTCAGGTTTTCTTGACTCCTTATCAAGTCTTAGGCCTCAAGCTCCCTTAGTCCGGCTCCCAATGCTCGACGCATTCTCCCGCTCAGTTTTGAGCGCTGACGCCAAAACCGCTCCTGTTGGTGCTGGCGACATCGCTGCTCTCCGTTCGTACGTTGCCGACGGCAACAAGCGACTTGACGCTGTCAACGCAATTACATCCAATGCTTCCTGCATCGTTTCCGATGCAGTGACAGGCATGATTTGTGAGAACACAGGTCTGATCCAGGCCGGTGGTAACTGCTACCCCACCCGTCGCATGGCTGCTTGCCTGCGTGATGGTGAGATCGTTCTCCGTTACATCTCCTACGCACTTCTCGCCGGTGACGCTTCTGTCCTCGACGATCGTTGCCTTAATGGTCTGAAAGAGACCTACATCGCTCTTGGTGTACCTGCACAGTCCGCAGGCCGCGCTGTTGCCATCATGAAGGCTTCAGCGACTGCGCACATCGGCGAGACCAACACCCCCGCACTGGGTGGCACCAAGTTCCGCAAGATGGAAACCATCCAGGGCGATTGCTCTGCTTTGGTTGCTGAGGCTGCCTCTTACTTCGATCGCGTGATCAGCGCCATCAGCTGAGTCATCCGGTTTTTCTTTTTTTAACGCAAACCTCCATCTAAAGGATCTCAACGATGAAATCCGTCGTCACGACCGTTGTGACTGCTGCAGATGCAGCAGGTCGCTTCCCTTCTCAGAACGACCTCGAAGCCGTTCAAGGCAACATCCAGCGTGCTGCTGCCCGTCTTGAAGCTGCTGAAAAGCTGGCCTCTGGTCTCGATGCAGTCACCAAAGAAGCTGGTGATGCTTGCTTCAACAAGTATCCCTACCTCAAGCAGCCCGGTGAGGCTGGTGAGAACCAGACCAAGGTGGACAAGT
This portion of the Synechococcus sp. ROS8604 genome encodes:
- a CDS encoding septal ring lytic transglycosylase RlpA family protein; the encoded protein is MFRSFPFATLATGLFATGFALFPVLARDVPTLDLYDPFEPLSSETVQASAPTAPVVAPPPAVAPPKPAKTLVVSTSTGEASWYGPGFFGNRTANGEVFRPGTMTAAHRTLPFGTKVKVTNLRNGKETIVRINDRGPFSGHRVIDIAHGAAQHLGLVSSGIAQVRLEVLR
- a CDS encoding HEAT repeat domain-containing protein, yielding MDIINTPAADAADHPPLSEEQVISNLQQESDLSDQYYAAWWLGRMRSRHPQTVPLLLKTLQTFQEHPDDQDRRGVALNAIRSLGWLQETSTSDILSGLLQSNDYGIREAAARSLGSMQAPNAVKALCSLLASGPTIAGQERPNSALLQEPCEAILEALGSIGSNRADVLNVIRPFCNHARALIRSAACRAMLQLTQDGQWAQQLEQLLNDPTPLVRRGALLDLGATGWLPSLPAIQATAAENSLKLVALRGLAEQSGDSKVLDAMDSLL
- a CDS encoding low molecular weight protein-tyrosine-phosphatase, giving the protein MTTKLLFVCLGNICRSPAAEGVFLHLIEQRELTDQFLVDSAGTGGWHVGNPADQRMQAAAMRRGIHLPSRARQLERGDLESFDHVLTMDRDNLRNVTSMAKEFGLRSTAQIRLMLSHARRADTLEVPDPYYGGERGFEHVLDLLDDACEGLLDDLLAPTTQR
- the purM gene encoding phosphoribosylformylglycinamidine cyclo-ligase, whose product is MDYKTAGVDVEAGRAFVNRIRQSVEATHRPEVVGGLGGFGGLMRLPAGLKKPLLVSGTDGVGTKLELAQDHGRHHDVGIDLVAMCVNDVITSGAEPLFFLDYMATGALSPEAMATVVEGIAEGCRMSGCALLGGETAEMPGFYPPGRYDLAGFCVAVVEEEQLIDGRQIRAGDIILGIASSGIHSNGFSLVRRVLTQAGANAETRLGPDDQSLIETLLTPTQLYGRLVKTLLEAGTPLHGMAHITGGGLPENLPRCLPNGLQASVDPSSWVRPAVYDWLQSHGGIPERDLWHTFNLGIGYCLIVPEEGVAVAKKACEAEKLQAWTIGRIERSTGGDGNGPVLGLPT
- a CDS encoding HEAT repeat domain-containing protein; the protein is MTHSDLLSSTIRELDRARTTPDLIQATRSLSTLKDLKAAPKLIEVLSFNNPAVGAVAMGGLIALGPDVVPILLRNLNAHDYGARAWAIRALAELKDPRGTDVLIQALQQDIAPSVRRAAAKGLAAISGASIHSPDRTERCLQALIDAGEDGEWVVRYAVAYGLEFCLLHCRLLGSIRDQASSTLNILAGESEEVGVVRLRAKLALQRLKAS
- a CDS encoding aldo/keto reductase, translating into MTGIGFGTWAWGNQLLWGYQPERDDPDLAATLSAAVQGGLSLVDTADSYGTGRLNGRSERLLGQFLRAIDPVQSQKLKVATKLAPFPWRLGRGGFKRAFDASKERLGGRLDRIQLHWSTARYAPWQELPLLDGLGDLVEQGLVPELGLSNVGPKRLRFLHEHLLNRGISLKSVQVQLSLLAPEPVLHGELADVCRELGVELLAYSPLSLGILAIPPGAQGTTATMLRSRLFRRLLPASEGLRAVMVEIAASRSASMAQVALNWCRAHGACPIPGLRRPAQVIDVTQALQWSLSETERQALDQASKTTVARMPANPFQSA
- a CDS encoding histidine phosphotransferase produces the protein MAFDRIQRTTRRRSSAGPTPPRRPLGGNYDRASGHRQGARPTFLALKDHGKVFVADMPFLSDGQLANITKEAAEVLESLERRIVELEEIPDQPIANRDTLIKACTKRDVTHRFLRAIEDEQQQRRENPAVLSAAGESLPRTFLEIARHRLPGATFDSLLQEALNACEQSKAQEETSNPSPVKVIPFQGKASSLPVVVSPDPDPADQAL
- a CDS encoding bifunctional pantoate--beta-alanine ligase/(d)CMP kinase, translated to MHFVPTMGGLHHGHASLIAAASLPKSGVAETLVSVFVNPLQFGANEDFARYPRTFEADSELAELSGASAIWCPNEQQIYPGGMAESWRVQAPKSLQSRLCGSTRPGHFDGVVTVVCRLLALVRPHQLFLGEKDWQQLTILRRMVVDLGLEVRVRSVPTVRDGDGLASSSRNRYLNAHERQQGVLFAQVLRDAKSAFLSGGMSPDPGQVRRHLEEGGLGVEYVDVVDPWLLQPSQPHEASINLLAAAVRCGSTRLIDHVFLMTRSPLVAIDGPAGAGKSTVTRAFAERLGLVYLDTGAMYRAVTWLVLEQGIDPTDSAAVDVVLQDLEVELAPLQRGVQAVRVNGHEVTDAIRDPRVTASVSAVAAHACVRAALTAQQQRMGAAGGLVAEGRDIGTAVFPDAELKVFLTATPKERARRRALDLEERGHEVPALPDLEAQIVERDRLDSTREVAPLLQADDAIELISDGMSIDQVIDALEDLFRRRVAEEVWPTPPNG